In Heteronotia binoei isolate CCM8104 ecotype False Entrance Well chromosome 1, APGP_CSIRO_Hbin_v1, whole genome shotgun sequence, the genomic window TTCTCTTCTAAAATGGTGGTCAAACAGCAGCCTAGCAGAAGAGCTCTGGGTGGCTGTGGCATTTTCAATGAAAACTTGGCATTTGCCATTCTTCCTTgttgttttctgtttctttgctTTCAAATGAAAAACTGGCTTCCTTTAGCCCTCCAGCCTTTTCTGTTGGTCTCAGGgatagggaatgttggctctccagatgttttttgcctatgactcccatcagccccagccattggccatgctggctggggctgatgggagttataggcaaaaaacatctggagagccaacgttccctactccTGGCTGTAAACCTGATAGAGTAGATTCCTCAAAAGCACACTACCAGCTCATCTTGGATCACAGGCATGTTCAAGAAGTTGAAAGTGATGCTTCAAGAACTTTGGTCCCAAAGCCATTTGGGCCTTAAAATTCCAAACCTGCACTTTGAATAGAGTTTATAAACAAATCAGAAGTTAATTTGATATAGCACTGATCTATTGTGCCCATTTCAACTGGTCCCAGTTAAAATTCTTACAGCTACATTTTGAGCCAAATTAAATTTCTagattatattatttattatttaaaatatttctatgccaTCCCACCCAAAATGGGGTCCCCAAGGGCAGCAAACATCAAAACATTGCATTTAAGTTAACACATCTTTTAATATGTATGATTTAACAATGTGTAATATTTAACAATTACAGTAAAACATATTTattcattaaaacatttatactctgcctctcctaaggttgccaggtccccttaacTTGCCAgcaggggctttttttgggggggggggaattccaggggtgggggtggggatgaccCATCTCAAATAACGTTTGGGCTACTTCTGATAACTGGAAACGGCCCAAAAAGCAGGAAGTAGGATACAGCCATTTGAATGGTCCCTTTCattaggggcagggctttttttgagcaggaacacacaggaaagcagtttcagctggcttggtgtcagggggtgtagcctaataggcagatTAGTttctgctttttctacaaaagaaagccccatgtgaaacaatggtgatgtcaggggatgtggcctaacatgcagattagttcctgttgggcttttttcctgcaaaaaccCCCTCTGATTCAGGGAAGAGTGAAAGGGACtgctcaaatggctgccagccatttcatggtcAGTTTTGTTCCCTCAACTTCTAATCAGGGGGAGAGGAGTGAAACTGATAGCTGAAAAGGCTTGCAGCCAGTTTAGGCCATTAGCCTAATCTTACTGCAAGCCTTCTTATCGATCAGGGTCACTGAAggcttgcagccatttgagtggtcaaCTCAAATGACTGCTTTGGGGGTGGCACTTCCAGGTTTTTGGGCCACTTCCCATTTTACTGGAAGTGGCCCAGAAAACATTATTTTGGGGTAGGATTTTCCCCAgctggctagctggctggtgATGGGGAAGCCTTCTTTAATTCGGGGATCCCTGCCTGGACTGGGGGGCTGGGATCCCTGACTATTTCCCATGGTTCAAAAAGGCTTACAACAATAGTTTAAAAACATTTCCAattaaaaccagaataaaataacaaacccCAGATCTCTCCAAGAAACACAACACAACCAGTTAGGAGGGCCAATAAGAGTTTGCTCGGGATacaccaaaccaaacaaaaaagtcttcagctgctggcagaagacagtgGTAGCAGGAGACAGATAAATCTCCATGGGGaaggagttccagagttttggcatCACAACCaagagaaccagtgtggtatagtggttaagtgtgcagattctaatccaggagaactgagtttgattccccactcctctacatgcacctgctgatgtgaccttgagttagtcacagttcttgaaagagctgctctctcaagagcagttctcaaaagagctctctcagccctacctacctcacaggctgtctgtttggggtagaagaagggaaaggagatggtaagccactctgagtgaagggcagggtataaatccaacctcttccaCCTCAGATAGCAGGTGCACCTGAAGCAGAACCGCCAAAGGTGACTGAAGTGGACAGGTAGGTTCAAATGGATATGGGTGATCTTTAAGGTatttaggactttaaaggtcaataccagcaccttgaattgggcatAGTGGCTATGATGTCTTAGGCAAGGTTCTGCAAACCTTGGTAAAGGAAAGCTATTCTCAGGAATTTTGTTTGTTAATATGTGCCTGGCTTGGATGATTAATAGTGTTCAAAATCTCTGGATTTTCATTTTCAGTGGAATAACTTTTGATTAATCATTTTATATTGCCATGAGCCAAACATAATGTGGTAGTTAAGGAAACCTCTTAACCAAAGTATGTGCCTTTCCCTCTCTGCTTTTTCCTCTAGATGATGGTGGTGAATGGCAAGGCTTAGATGACAACATTGACCACATCCCGTTCATGACCGAACGTTACTCTGAAGAAGACATGGTTAAAAGATCAAAAGCTTTTTATGCCCTTCTCAATAAGAGACGGTCTGTCAGGTTTATAAGTGATGAACCAGTTCCAAGGGAGGTCATTGACAATGTGATTAAAGCAGCAGGTACTTCATTGTGTGAATGGATTCCTGGCACATGTGAAATGCTGGGCAGCCACTCTAGCAGCTTGTTAGCATTAGCTGAAAATGTACTCAGACTCTAATGAAGTATTTGTAAGATGCTTGCAGAAGGAAAGTTGGCAATGCTCATAAAGAACAGGATCCCAAACTTCATGAAACAGTGCTGGTTTCAATACCCCTAAACAGGCCCTCTCCTACAGTCTTGATCATTATGAGAACATTTTTACATTGTATGGGCATTGTGTATGCAGCTGCAGGGCAGAGCTTTCATAAACCGTCAGGGCAAGGCTGTGGCTATGCTGGAGAAGCCACAGTCTTTCAAATTGGGTAATCCAGGTGCAAGGAGGGGGCATAACATTGGCACCTCCCATGTGGGCCAGGGCCATGTTGGAAAGGAGCTTAGCTGCAGTGATTCCCACACCATTAGCACAACATAAGAAAAAGGCCTTTGACACCTTCACTTGGATTTCTTGCAAAATCTGAAAATAGAACCAAGATGCACATTCTGATTTTTACTCTGTATATCCAATACGCATGTGTAACAGTCTCATAATTTGTGCATTGCCACAAAATGGCATCACCTATGTTTTCTGTAAGCACAGTCATTCAGGATGACTCTGTCAATGTTTGCAAGCAGCCATATCCACTAAGGCAGTGGAACAAGTAAACACCACTATGGAGCATATGACTGTTCATGTACTATCATGATGCATCATTATTAGATATGACTGAGATTGGTACTACTAATAAATCTAGGAttccctcaacaagaagttcttgcAGACTGGAGGTTTTAATATTAGAAACCAATTTTCTTACTCTTTTTGTGaatcagttttctttaatatcagTGCTTCTTTTATTTGATTAAAGGAACAGCTCCCAGCGGAGCTCACACAGAGCCATGGACCTTTGTAGTAGTACAAGATCCAGAAATAAAGCATAGCATCCGGGAGATcattgaagaggaggaagaaataaaCTATAAGAAAAGAATGGGAGACAGATGGGTTAATGACTTGAAAAGACTGAGGTATCAACAATTCTTCCTGTTCAAAcatatgtctttaaagaaagttATTGAATGTTTTAGTAAGCGCAGGATAAAAACTGTTTGAAATTTGACCTGGAATAGGATATTATATATCTTGATAAATCTGTAAACAATTTCCAAGGAAATGAATCTGCACATAATCTCTGATTAAGCAATCCTATGAAAATGAACATTCTAAATGCatacaaataaatattaatttGATCGTTTTGAAGATTTAAATATTTATCAGCTGTAATATAATGTATGTTAGAATATTGTTTGTATGGCCTTAGTATAGTCCATATCAAattattggtttttttaaaaaccaatgaaAATATTTGTTGTTGAGGTTAcaggttaaataaataaataaaataagtaatgaTAAGGATTTAAAATCACCCTTTTCTAGGACAAACTGGATCAAAGAATACTTGGATACAGCTCCCTACTTGATCCTTATTTTCAAGCAGGTGTATGGAATGCTTCCAGatggaaaaaagaaaacccaTTACTACAATGAGATCAGTGTTTCTATTGCCTGTGGCATTCTCCTCGCTGCACTACAGGTATGCTTGCAATTAAAGTTTGGGTTGGACCAGGATGAAGGTTGGAGAGTTAGATGTGCAGTGGTATTCCAGAAGGTAACAAGCACATGCTTCACTTTGCCATTGATTATGGTCCAGGCCACACTGGCCAGGCAGGGGGAGGATTTGTTTTTCATATGCACACACATGCTGATGCAAAAACTCAGATTATGGGAGAGCTCTGGGTACAGAGTATGTTCTCAGGCTTTTTGGGGCCCTGGCCTGGAGCTCCAGAGTTTACAGAAATCCCAAGGAAATTATATGCAAGGTCCAGGTTTGCTTACAAGGAGATTTTAATAAAGCATCAAACTTACAGAAATAGGATAAGCTCCCATCCTCTGGGCTTCAAGTACATACACACAGCAAAGCTTGCCAGAATTTGAGACAAGGCGCATTGTTAAACTAAGCATTTTATTACCTAAGTGCTGGTTACCAGTCAAGAAATGATTATTCAAGCTATCCCAAACACTGAAGTGAGCCATTCCATCCTGCACCTGGCGTCTAATGGTGAGAGGAAACAAATCAGGCTTTGAAAATAAGGGCTTCTAacaagcatgagagagagagagagcaccctGATGGCCATACCCTCAcaaaaggcatctaaaaggtcAAGCACCAGCCTGTAAgaaagatggagttacaaaggcTATACACAGGCACAAATATTATGGTAGTGTGGGCCAGGCTTTAGATTTGAAAGAAGATACATGCAGCAAGGTAAGTATACTAAACTCTACTGGGAATAATGAAGAGAGAGCTTGTCATACCTAAGTTCCACTTAGAACTGCCAGTCCAAGTCTAAATATGTTTATTCTGAAGTTCACTGGGGCTCAcattctgcttagaatggcagcCTTAAACCTTTAGTTGTGCTCTTTGTTTTGTTGACAACTGGCTTTCTCCAAATTGCACCTATTCTTATTACAGGACTAAGCACATTATATATCACGTAGCTCATCCTTCCTCTAAGGAGATATTGATGTCATTACAACCTTACAATAATCCTGTGGAGTAGGCTAGGAGTGAGGATAGTGACATGCTCAAGGCCACCCTGTGATTTCACAGCAGAGAGAAATTTAAGTGGGCTCTTTGCATTCAGTCCCAGCTCTTTTCTGGTTATGCCACACTAGTTCTCATGTGGCCTGAGGATGCAACTACATCTGGCACAGTGTAGATTCTGAGTTATGACTTTATCATGAGAGCAGGTGCATGGATGGCTATATTGCCTCCTTGTCATAAAGAAAAGAAACCAGGAAAAGTTATACACAATGTACCATCAGATTTCACTTCCATAGGCAAAATCACATCCTATgtaaactgaggggggggggggtggatttccaTGCTGTTGATTGTCTGCTGAAACCTGAAACAAACAGGGGCCCTAGGCAATGAACAGTGGACCAGCACAGGGTTGAGAGCATGCTACTAGTAACTagtctttctttttttagaatGTGGGACTGGTGAC contains:
- the IYD gene encoding iodotyrosine deiodinase 1, coding for MAFSTLTPVFIAIICVLIGIILKGSRKRTKKLESKPSQKAESRPWVDEDLKDSTDLQGGEEDDGGEWQGLDDNIDHIPFMTERYSEEDMVKRSKAFYALLNKRRSVRFISDEPVPREVIDNVIKAAGTAPSGAHTEPWTFVVVQDPEIKHSIREIIEEEEEINYKKRMGDRWVNDLKRLRTNWIKEYLDTAPYLILIFKQVYGMLPDGKKKTHYYNEISVSIACGILLAALQNVGLVTVTSTPLNCGPRLRVLLQRPVNEKLLLLLPVGYPSKDATVPDLKRKPVDDIMMVI